The Longimicrobiaceae bacterium sequence GGGTGGCGCACGACGGCGCGGCGGCGTGCAGCGTGGTGTTTCCCGCCGGGGAGTAGAGGGCGGGTTCACGCGGCGGCGCGGCGTGGGTATCTTCCTCCCGTTCCAGGCACGCCGTCACGCGCCGTCCACCCGCCCGCATGCGCATCTTCGCACTCTCCGACCTGCACACCGACTTTCGCGACAACCGCGCGCTGCTGGACCGCCTGCCCGCGCACGCCTACCGCGACGACGCGCTCATCGTGGCGGGCGACGTGGCCGACCGGCTGGAGACCATCGGCGAGACGCTGGGCTTCCTGCGCAGCCGCTTCGCCGAGGTCTTCTTCGTGCCCGGCAACCACGAGCTGTGGGTGCGCAACGACGCGCGCGACTCGGTGCAGAAGTTCGCGGCGGTGCTGGAGCTGTGCGACTCGCTGGGCGTGCGTACCCGGCCCGCGCGCGCGGCCGGCCGCTGGGTGGTGCCGCTCTTCTCGTGGTACACGGCAGACTTCGACCGGCACGGCAGCGCGGCGCAGGCGGAGCTGGACGCGTGGTCGGACTTCTACTTCTGCCACTGGCCGGCTTCGGTGCCGCGGCCGGACGAGTATTTCGCCGCCCTCAACGCCCGCCACGTGCGCCGATACGATGCGCCGGTCGTCTCCTTCTCGCACTTCGTGCCGCGGCTGGACCTGCTGCCGCCGGTGCGCTACCTGGGCTTCAAGGGCTTGCCGCGCGTGGCCGGGTCGGAGCGGATCGAGGAGCAGATCCGCCTCATCGGCTCGGCCGTGCACGTGTTCGGGCACACGCACATCATGGAGGATCGCGTCACGGACGGCGTGCGGTACGTGCAGAACTGGCTGCGACCGCTGCACTCCGGCGCCGTGCCCGACGCGCCGCTCAAGCTCATCCACGAAGAAGAAGAGGTACCGGGCAGGGTTCAGCCGCTCTTCTGCTGAGTGGCCGAGCATCCGAGGGACGTTCGGGAGATGCGGACGGGCGATGGATTGCCGCGCATCTTCCCAAAGACGAAGAGCCCCATCCGGCTGGCGTGCCGGATGGGGCTCCGTTCATCTGCCGTATGAGGCGGTCAGCAGGCGTCGTAGCGGAGCATGCGCTCGATCAGCTCGTGGACGTGCAGGTCGCGCACGGCGTCGCGGCTCAGCGGCTCTTCGGGGAGCGCGAGCTGGCGCTCGGCC is a genomic window containing:
- a CDS encoding metallophosphoesterase, with translation MRIFALSDLHTDFRDNRALLDRLPAHAYRDDALIVAGDVADRLETIGETLGFLRSRFAEVFFVPGNHELWVRNDARDSVQKFAAVLELCDSLGVRTRPARAAGRWVVPLFSWYTADFDRHGSAAQAELDAWSDFYFCHWPASVPRPDEYFAALNARHVRRYDAPVVSFSHFVPRLDLLPPVRYLGFKGLPRVAGSERIEEQIRLIGSAVHVFGHTHIMEDRVTDGVRYVQNWLRPLHSGAVPDAPLKLIHEEEEVPGRVQPLFC